A window of Cellulomonas fimi contains these coding sequences:
- a CDS encoding methyltransferase domain-containing protein, whose amino-acid sequence MNTPVHADVYTHGHHESVLRSHRWRTAQNSAAYLLPHLTSGQSLLDVGCGPGSVTIDLAARVAPGRVVGVDVSAKVVDVARTAAADAGIDVTFDVADAYELPFPDGSFDVVHAHQVLQHLSDPVAALREMRRVAKPGGIVAVRDADYSGMTWYPPSPGLDEWQALYQEVTEANRAEADAGRRLLSWVRAAGFDPAGIAPSAGVWCYATPEDRTWWADLWADRCTKSNFAAQAIDHHLADEVGLELLADAWHEWGAEPDGWFAVLHGEVVARA is encoded by the coding sequence GTGAACACCCCCGTCCACGCCGACGTCTACACCCACGGGCACCACGAGTCGGTGCTCCGGTCGCACCGCTGGCGCACCGCCCAGAACTCCGCGGCCTACCTGCTGCCCCACCTGACGTCGGGGCAGAGCCTGCTCGACGTCGGCTGCGGGCCGGGCTCCGTGACGATCGACCTCGCGGCGCGCGTCGCGCCCGGCCGGGTCGTCGGCGTCGACGTCTCCGCCAAGGTCGTCGACGTCGCGCGCACCGCCGCCGCCGACGCCGGGATCGACGTCACGTTCGACGTGGCCGACGCCTACGAGCTGCCGTTCCCGGACGGGTCGTTCGACGTCGTGCACGCCCACCAGGTCCTCCAGCACCTGTCCGACCCGGTCGCCGCGCTGCGCGAGATGCGTCGTGTCGCCAAGCCCGGCGGCATCGTCGCCGTCCGCGACGCCGACTACTCCGGCATGACGTGGTACCCGCCGTCGCCCGGCCTCGACGAGTGGCAGGCGCTCTACCAGGAGGTCACCGAGGCCAACCGCGCCGAGGCCGACGCGGGCCGCCGCCTGCTGTCGTGGGTGCGCGCCGCCGGCTTCGACCCCGCCGGCATCGCGCCGTCCGCGGGCGTCTGGTGCTACGCCACGCCCGAGGACCGCACCTGGTGGGCCGACCTGTGGGCCGACCGCTGCACCAAGTCGAACTTCGCCGCGCAGGCCATCGACCACCATCTCGCCGACGAGGTCGGGCTCGAGCTGCTCGCCGACGCCTGGCACGAGTGGGGCGCCGAGCCGGACGGCTGGTTCGCCGTCCTGCACGGCGAGGTCGTCGCGCGCGCCTGA